The genome window TGCGGCACGCGTGGGCCAGGAAGGTGTCGCGGTCCCATCCCCACTCGGTGGCGACCTGCGGGAGCAGGAGGCCGCTGTGCGATCGCTGTTGAACAAGGAGGCCGTCGCGCCCGATCTCGATCTCGTCGACCGACGCGACCCGCTCCATCGGGGTCAGGACGGAGATCTCGATATCGGTCGCGGCGTCGAGCTCGGGGGCGGTGAGCGGGGGAAAGCGCGGGTCGCGAACGGCGGCCGCAATCGCGCAATGCGCCACGGTCGCGGCGAGCGGCTGCCGGGGTTCGATCTGGCCGATGCATCCCCGCAGCTCGCCGAAGCGGCGCAGCGTCACGAATGCGCCCGCCGGAGATTCGGCGCCCAGCGCCTCGCCGCGGGGATCGTAGTGCCGTCCCTGGACCGCCGCGGCCACCGCGTCGCGGGCAATCTGCAGCAGCTCACGCCGTGCATCCGGCGACAACGGCATCAGTGTGCCCGCGGCCGGCTGAACGCGGCGGCCAGGTACCCGACGACCGCGGTGCGGTCGCCCGACACGTCTCCGGAATGCGCGTACCGCAGCACGTGCGCGCGCCCTGCGCCCAAATCGCGCGCCGCGATCATGGCGGCGATCGCCGCGCCGCCGCCGCACGCCACGTAGCGGCCGCGCTCGTGCTCGGGATAGCTCTCGTACTCGTCCAGGAGCCCGTCGGGGTCGAAACGCTCGACAAACCGCGCGACGAGCCCGTCGAGTTTTTCCGCGCGCTCCGCCTCGAAGTAGTGCGACAGGTCGGTGCTCGCCGCGATGAGCGCCCGCCGCCCCGCAAGCGTGCGCGACAGGGCGTCGGCCAACGCGAGGATCGTCGACCGGGTCTGGTATCCAATCACGAGCGGCACGATCCGCGCGGACAGCACGCGCTGGATGAAGGGCAGGTGCATCTCCAGGGAGTGCTCCCGCACGTGCGCCGTGGGATGCGGCCGGATGATGGCGGAGGCGGCGATCATCGTC of Acidobacteriota bacterium contains these proteins:
- the amrB gene encoding AmmeMemoRadiSam system protein B — its product is MPMIRPPAVAGSWYPGSRGALEQEVDSLLAAARVPALSGTVAVIAPHAGMMFSGGVAAHAYRAVASEDFDVIVLVGPSHYVAFDGVAIHDRGGFETPLGVAEIDEELAATMIAASAIIRPHPTAHVREHSLEMHLPFIQRVLSARIVPLVIGYQTRSTILALADALSRTLAGRRALIAASTDLSHYFEAERAEKLDGLVARFVERFDPDGLLDEYESYPEHERGRYVACGGGAAIAAMIAARDLGAGRAHVLRYAHSGDVSGDRTAVVGYLAAAFSRPRAH
- the amrA gene encoding AmmeMemoRadiSam system protein A, yielding MPLSPDARRELLQIARDAVAAAVQGRHYDPRGEALGAESPAGAFVTLRRFGELRGCIGQIEPRQPLAATVAHCAIAAAVRDPRFPPLTAPELDAATDIEISVLTPMERVASVDEIEIGRDGLLVQQRSHSGLLLPQVATEWGWDRDTFLAHACRKAGLPADAWKHGAEIFRFQAEIFGEKELLPQNARNTQES